GACTGGAAAACTTCGTCAGGTTATTTCAGGACCCGTTGTTCTGGATCTCAATAAAGAATACGTTCTACTTCATGGTCGTATTTATACCGCTTGCCATTATTTCTTCTTTTATGGTAGCGTGGCTGCTGAATCGCATCAAGTTCTTACAAGCGTTCTTCGCCACCGGATACTTGATGTCTTATGTCTCTGCCGGCGTCGCCTACTCCGTTGTTTTCAGGCTGCTGTTTTCAGGGGATGGTCTCATCAACACCTGGTTAGCCAGGATAGGCGTGACGATACCGTGGTTTTCTGATCCTCGAATCGCCATGGCTTCCATTGCACTCATCGTAGTCTGGAAGTTTCTGGGATATTATGC
Above is a genomic segment from candidate division KSB1 bacterium containing:
- a CDS encoding sugar ABC transporter permease, with the protein product MSFFQQGKQSDRIGYWLVTPYLLFTAVLWVYPFLWGLVISTKKWNIISPRKEFVGLENFVRLFQDPLFWISIKNTFYFMVVFIPLAIISSFMVAWLLNRIKFLQAFFATGYLMSYVSAGVAYSVVFRLLFSGDGLINTWLARIGVTIPWFSDPRIAMASIALIVVWKFLGYYA